In endosymbiont of unidentified scaly snail isolate Monju, the following are encoded in one genomic region:
- the ppa gene encoding inorganic diphosphatase codes for MNLDRVQPGDNVPSEINVIIEIPAHRDPVKYELDKDTGAMFVDRFLGTAMFYPCNYGYVPHTLSQDGDPVDVMVVSPLPIQSGAVIRCRPIGMLRMEDDGGIDAKILAVPVDKLTPLYRSVHSYRDMPEETLDRLAHFFAHYKDLEKGKWVRIDGWVGVEEAKQEILDSVERYRNSPDRPAF; via the coding sequence ATGAACCTCGATCGCGTGCAACCCGGCGACAACGTTCCCAGCGAGATCAACGTCATCATCGAAATCCCGGCGCACCGGGACCCGGTCAAGTACGAACTGGACAAGGACACCGGCGCCATGTTCGTGGACCGCTTCCTCGGCACCGCCATGTTCTACCCCTGCAACTACGGCTACGTCCCGCACACCCTGTCACAAGACGGCGACCCGGTGGACGTGATGGTGGTCTCACCCCTGCCGATCCAGAGCGGCGCGGTGATCCGCTGTCGCCCCATCGGCATGCTGCGCATGGAAGACGACGGCGGCATCGACGCCAAGATCCTCGCGGTGCCCGTGGACAAACTCACCCCGCTGTACCGCAGCGTGCACTCCTACCGCGACATGCCGGAAGAAACGCTCGACCGCCTGGCGCACTTCTTCGCCCATTACAAGGACCTGGAAAAAGGCAAGTGGGTGAGAATCGACGGCTGGGTGGGCGTCGAGGAAGCCAAGCAGGAAATCCTCGACAGCGTCGAGCGTTACCGGAACTCACCGGATAGACCGGCCTTCTGA
- a CDS encoding metallophosphoesterase family protein — MKVCILSDSHDHIPLLDAAVADARAAGAEAVLHAGDLVAPSTLRCLEKHELPVHVIHGNNTGDLHALTRLAHKPGSLVRYHGMDAGIELGGRSVFIVHYPHYAYAMAATGDWDLVCCGHSHKVEIRDIVNCQGGVTWVVNPGTIGGVGTAPAIWVLGDLDTMTFEPREVPKSLEYRDRVTVNA, encoded by the coding sequence ATGAAGGTCTGCATCCTGTCCGACAGCCACGACCACATTCCGCTGCTCGACGCCGCGGTGGCCGATGCGCGCGCGGCCGGTGCCGAGGCGGTGCTGCACGCCGGCGACCTGGTCGCCCCCAGTACCCTGCGCTGCCTCGAGAAGCACGAACTGCCGGTGCACGTCATCCACGGCAATAACACCGGCGACCTGCACGCACTCACGCGGCTGGCGCACAAGCCCGGCAGTCTGGTGCGCTATCACGGCATGGACGCCGGCATCGAACTGGGCGGGCGCAGCGTCTTCATCGTCCACTATCCGCACTACGCCTACGCCATGGCCGCTACCGGCGACTGGGACCTGGTATGCTGTGGCCACAGCCACAAGGTTGAAATTCGTGACATCGTCAACTGCCAGGGCGGTGTCACCTGGGTAGTCAACCCCGGCACCATCGGTGGCGTGGGCACCGCGCCAGCCATCTGGGTGCTGGGCGATCTGGACACAATGACCTTCGAACCGCGCGAGGTACCCAAGAGCCTGGAGTACCGTGACCGCGTAACCGTTAACGCATGA
- the moaC gene encoding cyclic pyranopterin monophosphate synthase MoaC — protein sequence MTDELTHFNARGQAHMVDVGDKAETHRVAIASGLIRMQPTTLRLILEGGHKKGDVLGIARIAGIMAAKKTAELIPLCHPLPLTHLSVDFTPDEAASLIRAEARAETRGQTGVEMEALCAVQTALLTIYDMCKAVDRGMQIDQVRLEQKSGGKSGEWNRA from the coding sequence ATGACTGACGAACTGACGCATTTCAACGCCCGCGGCCAGGCCCACATGGTGGATGTGGGCGACAAGGCCGAGACCCACCGCGTGGCCATCGCCTCGGGGCTGATCCGCATGCAGCCGACCACCCTGCGCCTGATCCTCGAGGGCGGGCACAAGAAGGGCGACGTACTCGGCATCGCGCGCATTGCCGGCATCATGGCCGCCAAAAAGACCGCCGAACTGATCCCCTTGTGCCACCCCCTGCCGCTCACCCACCTGAGCGTCGACTTCACCCCCGACGAGGCCGCGTCACTGATCCGCGCCGAGGCACGCGCCGAGACCCGCGGCCAGACCGGTGTCGAGATGGAGGCGCTGTGCGCGGTGCAGACCGCCCTGCTCACCATCTACGACATGTGCAAGGCGGTCGATCGCGGCATGCAGATCGATCAGGTACGGCTGGAACAGAAGTCCGGCGGCAAGTCGGGAGAGTGGAACCGGGCGTGA
- the yihA gene encoding ribosome biogenesis GTP-binding protein YihA/YsxC: MNPRYRQTHFLTSAAKLAQAPADEGFEVAFAGRSNAGKSSAINTLCDHRGLARTSRTPGRTQLLNFFEVLPERRLVDLPGYGYAKVAQDLKHDWQGALADYLERRACLRGLMLVMDARHPLKPYDLQMLAWANAIPLPVHVLLTKCDKLNRQQSDAALAQVREALREFGTDFSVQTFSSLKRWGIDEAHQRLDDWLAMPCR; the protein is encoded by the coding sequence GTGAACCCCCGCTATCGCCAGACCCACTTCCTGACCAGCGCCGCGAAGCTGGCCCAGGCTCCGGCCGACGAGGGCTTCGAGGTCGCCTTCGCCGGCCGCTCCAACGCTGGCAAATCCAGCGCCATCAATACCCTGTGCGACCATCGCGGCCTGGCACGCACCAGCCGCACCCCGGGGCGCACCCAGTTGCTCAACTTCTTCGAGGTGCTGCCCGAACGTCGCCTGGTCGACCTGCCGGGCTATGGCTATGCCAAGGTCGCGCAGGATCTCAAGCACGACTGGCAGGGTGCACTGGCCGACTACCTGGAGCGACGCGCCTGCCTGCGCGGCCTGATGCTGGTGATGGACGCCCGCCACCCGCTCAAGCCCTACGACCTGCAGATGCTGGCCTGGGCCAATGCCATCCCGCTGCCGGTACACGTCCTGCTCACCAAGTGCGACAAGCTCAACCGGCAGCAGTCCGATGCCGCACTGGCGCAGGTGCGCGAGGCCCTGCGCGAGTTCGGCACCGACTTCAGCGTGCAGACCTTCTCCTCGCTCAAGCGCTGGGGTATCGACGAGGCCCACCAGCGTCTCGACGACTGGCTGGCCATGCCCTGCCGCTGA